The sequence ACCGAGGACCCGCTCGTAAACGAACCAGGCCAGATCGAAGCCGCAGTCGGCCAGCAGTCCGTTGGCGGCGGTGAACCGGGCGTTGCACTCGATCAGCTTCAACCGGCCGTCTCGGTCGTCGAGCTTGAACTCCACGTTGGCCAGACCCTGCAGGCCGACGTGGCGGAAAAGCCGCAACGCCAACTCGCGGATCTCCGGCACGTGATCGGTAATGTGGTAGCAAGCCGCGCCCATGCCGGCGGGCCAGCGGCGGATGATCCGCTTGGTGAAATCGAACAGCGGTCCGCCCGTCTCGTCGAGATAGGTGTAGTAGCTGCAGAGCCGGCTGTCGGGACCGCCGATCCGCTCGACAAGGAGCATTTCGATCTGCGCGTCGCAGACGGTGCGAAAGGCCTGCGCGAGCTCGTCGTGATTCTCGGCGACGAGGAATTTTCGCCCAAAGCGTTCTTCGAAGACGTGCGAGAGTTGAGGCTTGACGATCAGCGGAAACACGAGCTCGTGGCGGATGTTCTCCAGCTCCGCCAGCGTTTGGGCGGTCCAGAACCGCGGCGTGGGTACGCCCGCCGCCACCGCGGCCTGGTAGGTGCCAAGCTTGTTCAGCATGGCCGCCTGGGCCTGCGGATTGGAGATATCCAGAAGGAACTTTTCCGCCAGCAGGGGGCGATGGTCGAGGATCAGTTTGATGGCCGCATCGCTGGCCGCCAACAGCACGCTGCCGCGCCAGGCATCGGACTCAGGACCCGTCAACCACTGCTCCCACGATTGAGGTGATGCGCCGGCCTCGGCCAGCCAGCGGGCATAGCGGGAACGGCACACGGGTGCGCCCGGCTCGTTGACGGCGCAGACCGGTATGCCTCGACGACCCAATGAGCGCGCGATCGACAGCGCATTCGCCCCGCCGCCGACCACGATCACCGGCGGCCGAGCGACCGTCTGGCACGGAGGGCGTGGAATGGCGCGGCGCGTTTCTCGTTGATCGGCGAGAGAGATCGACATTTTGGATTTTGGATTTTCGATTTTGGATTACGCGCCCGCATGGACGCATTCGCGATCGGCAAGACACGCACAAGGCTGTCGCTGAAGCAGGTGGTTCAGGATGTCAACGGCGATGGCGCTCGGCCCGCCCTGGCGGTGATAATGATAGTACAGGCCGGGAGTGGTATTCACTTCCAACACGACGCCGCCAACGTCGGCCAGCGGGCGAGCGGGATCGGGGGTGATGATGTCGACGCCGGCCAGCCGAGCGCCCACGGCGCGGGCGGCATGCGCGCCCGCCTCAATCACCGCCGGGCATAAGACGTGCCCGGCCGCCGAGTTCTCGTCGGCGGAGTTCTCGTTGACCGCCGTTTTGAGACGCACGCGACGACCCGCGGCCGGCACCGAAGCCACGCTCAGACCCTGAACGGCAAGCGTGTGCCGCATGTCGAGATCGCAGGTGATCAACGTCTGTGCCGCCCGCGCACCGTCGGCAAGCCGCGAGCGATTGAGCCGCTTGACCAGTGCCCGCACGCTCGACCGGCCATCGCCCGTGACGGCGGGCGGCCGCCGCAAGACCGCTTCGAGCAGCACGCCGTCGAAGTAGAGCAGGCGATAGTTGTCGCCCTCGATTTGCTCTTCGATGCAAAGCTCGCGGCCGTGCATGGCGGCCCGAGCGGCGGCCCACCTGAGCTGACGTACTTGACGAACGTGGGTGGTGACGCCTGCTCCGGCTCCGGTGCCCGCAGCCGGCTTGACGACGCAGTTGCCGGCAATCTGGGCCAGAAAATCGGCCGCCACGTCGAGCGAAGATAAGTTGAATTGCCGGCAGCGCGGCACGGGCAGTTGCTCGGCCGCCAAGAGCCCGAGCACCATCGGCTTATTGCCGGCACGATGGAGGGTGCCCTCGTCGTCGGCCTCCGTCCAGTTCTGTTTGACGCGCGTCACGAACCCCGGCAAACCTATCCGCAGGCTTCCATCGGGCAGCGAATCAGTTTCGGCGCCGATCGCCGCAGCCGCTTGCCGCCAAACGGTTTGGTAGAAACTCGCCCGATGCGCCTCCATACGCCGCACCGCGCCGCTACGGCGGCGAAGCCTTTCGAGCGCCCACCAGACGGCCGCAACCGGCCTCAACGCGATTGAATAGCATTCCATTGTTTAACCCTCAACTCTCCAAAGCCGTCACGAGATGCATTACCGCGGTTTCATCGTCCGCGATCGGGCAGCCGTGTTCGAGCAATAAGCGGTCGACCCATTCGTTTGAGAACTCGCCGCGCCCCACGGCGGCCAGGTAGGCCGCGTTGCGGGCATCGTGCTCGTCGAGCCGCAGCAACACCTCTTCGATAATGTCTTGAGGCACGACCACAATCCCGGTCGCGTCGGCCACAATCGCGTCGCCCGGACTGACGACCGTGCCGCCGCAGACCACCGGGTAATTGATTTCTCCGGGGCCGCGATGAAGCGGCCCGACGGGCGTGGTGCCGCGCGCGAAAACGGGGAAGTCGAGATCGAGGATGCCCGGCAGGTCGCGAATCAGGCCGTCCACAATGAACCCGGCCAGCCGGCGATGCCGGGCCTTGGTGCAGATGATGTCGCCGAGCACCGCGTTCATTGTCGAAGCACGGGCATCGATGACCACCACTTCGCCCGGCCGGGCCACGTCGAGCGCCTTGTGGACCATCAGGTTGTCGCCCGGAAACACCTTGACCGTACACACGGTTCCGCAGAGCCGGTGATGGCTGCCGGTCAGGCAGGCGATCGCCGAATCGACCGAGTACAGCCGGTTCAAGAGGTCGGAGATGTCGGGTGTGGCAAAGCGGGCCAACTGGCGGACCAACGACGCCGGAGGGTGCGGGTGATCGAGCCGGATGCGGAAGCCCGGACCGGGATGCAATTCGGCGGAAATGGGTTTGGTTGCCATGAGGAAAAGGGTTCAGGGTTCAGGGTTCAGGGTTCAGGGTTCAGAGTTCAGGGTTCAGGGTTCAGGGTTCAGGGGTGCAATTCGGCGGAAATGGGTTTGGTTGCCATGAGCGTTCTTCAGATTTTGGATTTTGGTCTTTGGCTTGCGCCCAAGTCCCAAGTCCCAAGTCCTAAACACGACACGTATTCAGTTGACGTTCTGCGGCTGCCTCGATTGGCCGTAATGGATTGTCCAAAGCGATGACCTCGATCAGATCGTCGATCTCGAACAGGCCGTGATCGACGGCCAGGGCGTACTGGTGCAAATGGGTCTCAGCCAGTCGCGCCGTCCAACGCCGTACTCCGGCCACGACCTCGGGTTCCAGACCGAGATCGCGAAGCGTCTGCTCCAACTCGCTCATTTCGTCGGCGCGGCGGACGGCGTGTCGTGGATAGGTCGGCAGCATGCGCGCGACCGGCGCCACCACGCCGGGATACCAGTCGCCGCAGCCGGCCAGAAACTCGTCCAGCAACGATGCTTCGCGCGCCGCCAGTGCCAATTCGACAAACAGGGCGACCAAGCCTTTTGAAACGCCGCCCATCAACATCTTCATGGCCGAAGCGCGACCGGGTTCGCATCCCAGCCACCGAGTCTTGATAATGTCTTCCAATAAATCCCCTACGAACGCCGCTTGCGCTCCACTGAGATAGACGACGCCGTGTTCAGGCAGTCGCCGCGATTGGCCGTGAATGGCGGCGTCGACGAACTGCATGCCGCGCTCCTCGACAATCTCTGCGATGGCCCGTGCCGTTCGAGGGGCAATGGAGTTCGCGTCGACGTAAATCGCGTCGGGCTTGAAGTCGCACTCGG is a genomic window of Pirellulales bacterium containing:
- a CDS encoding ATP-grasp domain-containing protein; the protein is MSISLADQRETRRAIPRPPCQTVARPPVIVVGGGANALSIARSLGRRGIPVCAVNEPGAPVCRSRYARWLAEAGASPQSWEQWLTGPESDAWRGSVLLAASDAAIKLILDHRPLLAEKFLLDISNPQAQAAMLNKLGTYQAAVAAGVPTPRFWTAQTLAELENIRHELVFPLIVKPQLSHVFEERFGRKFLVAENHDELAQAFRTVCDAQIEMLLVERIGGPDSRLCSYYTYLDETGGPLFDFTKRIIRRWPAGMGAACYHITDHVPEIRELALRLFRHVGLQGLANVEFKLDDRDGRLKLIECNARFTAANGLLADCGFDLAWFVYERVLGRRPPRLANFRSGVRLWYPLEDFKAFRELHRNGELTLLAWLRSLGHRQTLPFFRWSDPGPSLIAESRRIRRACGRLFGSDTSRGP
- a CDS encoding NAD(P)-binding domain-containing protein, whose amino-acid sequence is MQGTSNLATIGVLYPGEMGSALGRLLSGAGYRVVTTVDGRSTETARLATAAGLEVLGSLENVVAASDVLLSLVPPAAAASTARHAAECDFKPDAIYVDANSIAPRTARAIAEIVEERGMQFVDAAIHGQSRRLPEHGVVYLSGAQAAFVGDLLEDIIKTRWLGCEPGRASAMKMLMGGVSKGLVALFVELALAAREASLLDEFLAGCGDWYPGVVAPVARMLPTYPRHAVRRADEMSELEQTLRDLGLEPEVVAGVRRWTARLAETHLHQYALAVDHGLFEIDDLIEVIALDNPLRPIEAAAERQLNTCRV